In one window of Miscanthus floridulus cultivar M001 chromosome 12, ASM1932011v1, whole genome shotgun sequence DNA:
- the LOC136495577 gene encoding probable amidase At4g34880, translating to MERVEAEQRRMAEILQDLLNPLLSTNAVIEVNPDALRDAARADAERASGAYRQASSSGGGLLHGVPVMVKDLITTRDRLNTTAGSFALLGSVARRDAGVVARLRRAGAIVLGKSNLPEWGNMRSARGLHGWSARGGQAMNPYVLEMDPCEASTGSAIAAAANMAAVTLGTETIASILCPASVNAVVGIKPTVGLTSRSGVIPFTLRQDTVGPLCRTVADAVHVLDAIVGYDALDAEATMAASQYIPKGGYKQFLKIDGLSSKRIGIPNGFFHFETKTVMTTVYKQHIETMRRLGAIVIENLDIENLSESRDTTKSGFLVAAPAEFKINLNNYLSDLSYTPVGSLAEIIAFNAIHPFEEKLIEYDQQLLLLSETTTGIGPLERAAIHRMEELSANGVEKLIKEHQLDAIFTPDSSVATVLAYNGLPGIEVPAGYDEKGVPFGVTFGGLRGYEPRLIEMAYAFEQATKVRRPPII from the exons AGATCTCCTAAATCCATTGTTATCCACAAACGCCGTCATCGAGGTGAACCCCGATGCGCTCCGCGACGCGGCCCGCGCCGACGCCGAGCGGGCGTCCGGCGCCTACCGCCAAGCGTCGTCGTCCGGCGGCGGCCTCCTCCACGGCGTCCCCGTGATGGTGAAGGACCTCATCACGACGCGCGACCGGCTGAACACGACGGCCGGGTCGTTTGCGCTGCTCGGCTCTGTGGCCAGGCGCGACGCCGGCGTGGTGGCCAGGCTGCGGCGCGCCGGCGCCATCGTGCTCGGCAAGTCCAACCTCCCCGAGTGGGGCAACATGCGCAGCGCCAGGGGCCTCCACGGCTGGAGCGCGCGAGGCGGACAAGCCATG AACCCTTACGTGCTGGAAATGGATCCATGCGAAGCAAGCACCGGTTCAGCCATCGCCGCGGCGGCCAACATGGCAGCCGTGACACTCGGGACCGAAACCATAGCTTCCATACTCTGCCCGGCGTCCGTGAATGCAGTGGTCGGGATCAAGCCAACAGTTGGCTTGACCAGTCGCTCCGGCGTCATCCCCTTCACGCTTAGGCAGGACACTGTCGG ACCATTGTGTCGCACCGTAGCGGACGCTGTCCACGTGCTGGATGCTATTGTCGGTTACGATGCCCTTGACGCTGAAGCCACAATGGCAGCGTCCCAGTACATCCCTAAAGGCGGGTACAAGCAGTTTCTGAAGATCGACGGCTTAAGTAGCAAGAGGATTGGTATCCCAAATGGCTTCTTTCACTTCGAAACAAAGACAGTGATGACCACAGTGTACAAGCAGCATATCGAAACAATGAG GCGACTTGGAGCGATCGTGATCGAGAACCTGGACATAGAGAATCTGAGCGAGTCACGGGACACCACCAAGAGTGGATTCCTGGTTGCCGCGCCAGCAGAGTTCAAGATCAACCTGAACAACTACCTCTCTGACTTATCCTACACTCCAGTCGGCTCCCTAGCTGAAATCATAGCTTTCAACGCTATCCATCCTTTCGAG GAGAAGCTGATAGAGTACGATCAGCAGCTCCTGCTGTTATCTGAAACCACCACGGGCATCGGCCCCCTGGAAAGAGCTGCGATACATCGGATGGAGGAGTTGTCGGCAAACGGGGTGGAGAAGCTGATAAAGGAACACCAGCTCGACGCGATTTTTACACCTGATTCGAGCGTCGCCACCGTCCTTGCCTACAATGGCCTCCCCGGAATCGAAGTGCCGGCTGGGTACGACGAGAAGGGCGTCCCCTTTGGCGTCACCTTCGGTGGGCTCAGGGGCTATGAGCCCAGGCTCATCGAGATGGCCTATGCGTTTGAGCAGGCTACCAAGGTCCGAAGGCCTCCCATCATATGA
- the LOC136496621 gene encoding electron transfer flavoprotein subunit beta, mitochondrial: MKILVAVKRVVDYAVKVRVRPDRTGVETANVKMSMNPFCEIAVEEALRLREAGAAAEVVAATVGPAQSADTLRTALAMGADRAVHVLHDQDPARPLLPLAVAKILRAVALQEKPGLVILGKQAIDDDCNQTGQMLAGLLQWPQGTFASKVILDTEKQKATVEREVDGGIETICLDLPAVITTDLRLNQPRYATLPNIMKAKSKVIKKIAPEDLGVDIRSDMEVIEVNEPPKRKAGVILSSVEELLDKLKNEARVL, encoded by the exons atgaagATCCTGGTCGCGGTGAAGCGGGTGGTGGACTACGCCGTCAAGGTGCGCGTGAGGCCCGACCGGACGGGTGTGGAGACGGCCAACGTCAAGATGTCGATGAACCCCTTCTGCGAGATCGCCGTCGAGGAGGCGCTCCGGCTCCGCgaggccggcgccgccgccgaggtcgTCGCCGCCACCGTCGGCCCCGCCCAGTCCGCCGACACGCTCCGCACCGCGCTCGCCATGGGCGCCGACCGCGCCGTCCACGTGCTCCACGACCAGGACCCCGCGCGGCCACTCCTCCCGCTCGCCGTCGCCAAGATCCTCCGCGCCGTCGCGCTGCAGGAGAAGCCCGGCCTCGTCATCCTCGGCAAGCAG GCAATTGATGATGATTGCAACCAAACTGGACAAATGCTAGCTGGATTGCTTCAGTGGCCACAAGGAACCTTTGCCTCCAAG GTTATATTGGAcacagaaaaacaaaaggctactGTTGAGCGAGAAGTTGATGGTGGAATTGAAACCATCTGCCTTGATTTGCCAGCAGTGATCAC CACGGATTTGAGACTTAACCAGCCAAGATATGCGACTTTGCCCAACATAATGAAGGCAAAATCCAAAGTTATTAAGAAAATCGCCCCTGAAGACCTCGGTGTTGATATTAGATCAGACATGGAGGTCATTGAGGTCAATGAACCACCAAAACGGAAAGCCGGGGTGATACTTTCATCTGTCGAGGAACTCCTTGACAAGTTGAAAAATGAAGCACGTGTCTTGTAA